The following coding sequences are from one Tachysurus vachellii isolate PV-2020 chromosome 7, HZAU_Pvac_v1, whole genome shotgun sequence window:
- the LOC132849126 gene encoding C-C motif chemokine 3-like yields the protein MISRFLLLVLLVLTCLQSFIVADNGEGPAQCCFSFLTQPISVRVITAYEVTELQCSKPGVIFTLQDGRHVCADTGIKWVKNHMNRIDQRLFNSLNKPTKNLNPLSK from the exons ATGATCTCTCGTTTTCTCCTGCTGGTTCTGCTGGTTCTCACTTGCCTTCAGTCCTTCATAGTGGCCGACA atGGAGAAGGACCAGCTCAGTGCTGTTTCAGCTTTCTGACACAACCAATCTCTGTAAGAGTCATTACAGCTTATGAAGTAACAGAGCTTCAGTGTTCAAAACCTGGAGTCAT CTTTACTCTACAGGACGGTCGTCATGTGTGTGCAGATACCGGCATCAAGTGGGTGAAGAATCACATGAACAGAATTGACCAGCGTCTGTTTAACAGTCTGAACAAACCTACAAAGAATTTAAATCCTCTCTCCaagtaa